The stretch of DNA AGGTCGTGGCCCAGGTGACCCCGACCAGCGGCGATGAGCTGGATATTGCACTCGGCTTTTCGGCTCATGCCTGGGACAAGGTTCGCGGCTTTGAACAGGACGGACAGGGCTCGCTCAGCGGCCGTATGGGGAAAAAAGTTCGCCTGCGCTTTAAGCGCCGGGAGGCGGTATGAAACGGCTAACGCTTGCCGCTCAGTCACCGGATGAAGCCCGGCTGCGGCGCTGGATTGGCTCCGGCTGGCGGCTGCCGTTTTCCCTTGAGGGCGTGCCGGGTGAGCTTCGCCTGCTGCCGTCATCAAAGGCTGAGCAAACGGCGGCGCAGGCTGAAACTTTTCACTGTGCGGCAGGTGCATTGATATTTAGTGACCCGCTGCCTGTGCTGAGGCTGATGGCCGACTGCCCGGCGCTGCCCGGCGTTTCCACCGAAGATAATACCTGGTACTGGCGCTATTTCAGCCAGCAGCTCAGCCCTCAGCTGGCCGGGCTATTTGAATTTATGCAGCCTGCCGATGCGCAGGAAAAACCCGACATTACGCTACGCCTTGAGGTCAGCCTCGGCGAAGAAAGTGCCGGCACGCGGCTGTCCCTCTCCTGGGCCACGCTACACCAGTTCACGCAGTTTGCGGGCTGGCAGCGGCGAAGCGTGCCGCTTAACCCACAACTCCCCCTCCAGCTGCCGCTGACCGTCGGCAAACTCCAGCTTTCGACAGGCTTCGCCCGCTCTCTGGCCGTCGGAGATTTGCTGCTGCCGACGGAAGTCTTTTTCTCGCCAGAAGGACTCGGCGTGATGCCGCTGGCGCGGCGACAATTTCAGGTTCAGCTGGAACTGGCGAGCGAAACGACTCACAGAGATTTACTACACATTACGTATAGCGAGGAGCTAACCATGACTTACCCGAACGTCCCCCTGGAGTACCACGAGCAGCAGGACGGCGAAGAAGTGGTACCCAGCGGGGAATGGCAAACAACACGGGGGAGTTTCGACGATTTGTCGCTGGATTTGACCATCCGCTGCGGCAATTTGCAGCTGACGCTCGGCGAGCTGCAGCAGCTGGATGCGGGCTCGACGGTATTGGTGCAGCACGTTACGCCGGGCGAGGCGCTGTTGTGTCACGGTAACAGCCTGTTGGCCAAGGGCGAGCTGGTGGATGTTAACGGCACGCTCGGTTTCCAGGTGACCCGCATGCTTCGCCAGGCAGGTTCGTCCCTGGAACCCGTCTGATGGCCGAGAATATCAGCTCATTCAATCCGCTGGCGCTGGCCATCCTGCTGGGGGCCATTTCACTGCTGCCCCTGCTGCTGATGATAACCACCAGCTTTCTCAAGATTTCGATGGTGCTGATGCTGACGCGTAACGCCATCGGGGTGCAGCAAACGCCGCCCAACATGGCGCTCTACGGCATCGCGCTCGCCGCCACGCTGTTCGTGATGGCCCCGGTATTTGACGGGATGCAAACCCGCTTTAAGGAAAAGCCCCTCGACACCACCAGCGCCGAGCGTTTAGAGAACAGCCTGCAGTACGGCATCAAGCCGCTGACCGACTTTATGCTGCGCAACAGCGATCCGGATCTGGAAACGCACCTGATGGAAAACAGCCAGCGCATGTGGCCTAAAGATCTGTCGGAAAAGGTTGTGCACCAGCGCGACAACCTGCTGATCCTGATCCCTTCTTTCGTACTCTCAGAGCTGCAAAACGGCTTCAAAATCGCCTTTTTAATCTTCATTCCCTTCCTGGTAGTGGACCTGATTGTCTCCAACGTGCTGCTGGCGCTCGGGATGCAAATGGTGTCACCGATGACCATCTCTTTGCCGCTCAAAATCCTGCTGTTTGTCATGGTGAGCGGCTGGACGCGCCTGCTGGATGGCCTGTTCTACAGCTATATGTGAGGACGTTATGGACATGATCTACATGTTTAAGCAGGCGGTACTGATGGTGGTGGTGCTCTCCGCGCCGCCGCTGGTTGTCGCCGTGCTGGTGGGCATCGTGGTCTCTTTGCTGCAGGCGGTGTTCCAGCTCCAGGATCAGACCCTGCCCTTCGCCATCAAGCTGGTCGCGGTTGGCACCACGCTAGCCCTGAGCGGCCGCTGGATTGGCCTGCAAATGGTTGAGCTGGCGCAATCCGCCTTTACCATGATGGCCGCCTCCGGAACCCTGCGATGATTGCCGCCGAGCTGACGCCTGTCTTCAACGGCATGCTGGCACTCGGGCTGGCGATAGCCCGCATTTATCCCTGCGTTCTGCTGACGCCGCTGTTCGCGTTCTCCGCCCTGAAAGGCATGATCCGCACGGCGATTGTCGTGCCGCTGGCGCTCTTCGTGACGCCCACCATCGTTCCAATGCTAACCCACGCGCCGCATACGCCGTGGGGCATTGTCGCCATGATGCTCAAAGAAGTCGTATTGGGCATTTTTCTCGGCTACCTGCTGGCGCTCCCCTTCTGGCTGATTGAGTCGGTTGGCGTGCTGTTTGATAACCAGCGCGGGGCGCTTAGCGGCGGCCAGCTTAACCCGGCGTTGGGCGCCGACGAAACGCCGCTCGGCTATATGCTTTTACAGTGGTCGATGATGGTGCTTATCGTCAACTTTGGCCTGTCCCTCGCCACCCAGGTTATCTGGGACAGCTATCGGCTGTGGCCGGTAGACAGCTGGCTGCCAGACTTCCGCGAGCAGGGTTTCCTGGTATTCCTCGCCCAGGTGAAGCAGATGTTTGTCGACACTATTCTGTACGCGGGCCCGCTGGTGCTGCTGCTGCTGTTTCTCGACTTTGCCGTGGGCGTACTCAGCATCTACAGCCCACAGCTGCAGGCCACGGTGCTGACCGTGCCGCTAAAATGCATCGCCGGGCTGCTGTTCTTCATCTTTTATCTGCCCACGCTCGAGTATTTTGCCGGCCATCAGTTCAGCACCCTGCGCGACATGATCCCCCATCTGGCGGATATTCTTCCTGCCCGTCAAACCACCTGGTAACGCCGCTTCGGAGGGTGCCAAACCGTGAGTGAAAAAACAGAGAAGGCCAGCCCCCACAAGCTGCAGGAAGCCCGTAAAAAAGGCCAGGTCAGCCAGAGCCAGGACATTCCCAAGCTGCTGATCATGTTTGGCGTGCTGCAGCTTATTTTTTCGATGATGGAAGCCAGCATGGCGAAGCTGCAGTCGCTGATGATCCTGCCGCTGCAGCGCCTGAGCAGCCCGTTCAGCCAGGCCTTAGGGGAAGTTGGCGGCGCGGCGCTGCTGACCGTTGGGGTGTTTTTTATGATGACGGTGGGCACCGTTATCCTGTTGCGCATCGCCGCGGGCTGGATCCAGTTTGGCCCGCTGTTTGCCATCGCCGCGCTGGCCCCGAAGCTCGAGGCGCTAAACCCGCTGAATAAATTCAAAGAGATGTTTTCGGTGAAGCAGTTTATTCAGATCCTCAACAGCCTGCTGAAGGCCATCACCCTTTCAGTGGTGTTCTGGCTGCTGATCAAGCCTCGCCTGTCGCAAATGGCCAATCTGTCAGGCGGCACGCTGGACGGCTTCTGGCACGCGGGCGTGGCGATGCTGGAAACCCTCGCCCACACCATCGTTGGCGTCATGCTGGTGTTTTCGGTGGCCGACTTCGCGCTGCAGAAATACTTCTTCCTCAAGCAGAACCGCATGAGCCACGAGGACGTGAAAAACGAATATAAGCAAATGGAAGGCGACCCGCACACCAAAGGCCACCGCAAGCACGTGGCCCACGAAATTCTCAACGCGCCGGCGAAAAAGGTCACCCCGCAGGAGATGGAAAAAGCCGACGTTCTGCTGGTAAACCCGACGCACTTCGCCGTGGGTCTGCGCTATCTCCCGGACGAAACGCCGCTGCCGGTGCTGCTGTTTAAAGCCCAGGACGAAGACGCCAAAGCGCTGATCAAACTGGCCCACGCCGCCAAAATTCCGGTGGTGCGCTACGTCTGGCTCACCCGTAATCTTTACCGCACCACCGAAGAAGGGGCCTATATTCCGCGCGACACGCTAAAAGCGGTGGCCGCCATCTATCGCCTGCTGCGCAAGCTCGAAGGCCGCCTGAAGGGTGAGACGATTGAGTTTGAGGAGTAATGGGGCGATCGCCTGTCGGCGAATACCCACGATTATGCCAGGCCCGGCTAAGGTTCCGTTCACTTCCAGCCTCGTTTCATATGTCACCCCGAACCGGTGAACGTCCAGCTTTTCCCCCATCAACAACGTCGCTTCTGGTTTTTACCCTCACCCTAACCCTCTCCCTGGAAGGGAGAGGGAATAAACAATGTTTCACGTTGGCTGTTTTCCCCCTCTCCCTCTGGGAGAGGGTCGGGGTGAGGGTCGAATTGTTCCCGGCTCTCATCGCCCCCGGTTATGACCCAACTCAGGCGGGGTTGAGCTCGCCGGGCGCCGGGGCTGTCCGGGGGATGGCGTTATCCCCTGGACACGTTCACTACGCTCGGTGACAGCATATGAGCTTGTACTTAAGGTGAACGGAACTCCACCTATCTCGGCATAATCAGACGGGAATAAGACAAAAAAAGACCGGCCTCCACGCAATTAACGCAGAAAACCGGTCAAACAGAGGGCGAAGAAGAGTCTGGCGAAAGGACGTGTGGCGCCGTTAATCTGCGCACACGTCAAAAAGAACATCTGTGGACTACAGCACAATCACTCAGGCAAGCGCGGCGGAAGCCAGGTTCAGCAGCGCGCCGTGATGGTGCTTCATGGCATCTTTGATGATGTTGCCGTTAAACAGCTGCGCATCGGCGTTCACCAGCAGGCTGGAAGAACCGTTGCCCGGCGCCGTTGCGGAGCCCGGAATTGAGCCGCCCACCATAGAAGTTTTCAGATCGTTTTTTGCCGACTGGAAGGCTTTCAGCGAGTCGCCGCTCAGCGGTTTGCTGTTTTTCAGCGCATCTTCCCAGCTGGATGGGCCTTTACCGATGTGAACCAGGCCCGGCATACCGGCACCGGCGCTCTGCGGCTTGCCGTAGATTTCCGGGTGCTGGTCCATAAATTTACCGATTTCAGCACGGGTTTCTTTAGAGCCGCCGTCCACTTTACCGCCGCCGCCCAGCATGGCGCTCAGGCCGCTGGTGTCGGATTTCACGTCATCCAGCGCCTGCAGGCCCATTTTGCTGCCTAACTGGCTGCCCATGCTGTTACCGAGCTGGTTAAAGCTATTGGCGCTGTTGGCGCTGGTGGTAGACAGCGGCAGCTGGACCAGGCCAATGCCGGTAGATGGTGACTGCAGGCCGTTGCTCATGCCGCTATTGAACGCGTTCATGTTGCCTGCGCCCGCCTGGCTGTTGAACGGGCTGTTCTGGGCGTTCACGCCCATCTGCTGGAGCACCTGCTGGAGCATCTGCTGCATGTTGCTCGCCGCCAGCGTATTCCCCATGCTCGCCCCACCCTGACTCTGCGGAGACATAAAGGTGTTGTTGTTATTGTTACCGTTCATGCCGCCGGAGAACAGCAGGTTGGTCAGTTTGGATGCAATGTCGTTTACCATCTGGTCGCCCACGTTCTTCAGCAGGTTCGCAGCCATACCTTCAGGGGTAGCATTCAGCGCCATCTGCGGTAATGCAGTGGCCAGATTCAGCATATTTCCAATCGTACTCATTAGATTACCTCAACATGACTTCGGGGTTGATACAGGCGACCAGCCCTGCTGGTTCGCAGTATAAAGACGCCTGTTAAGTGAAAAGAAACCGGCTTCGGTTCCACAAAACTGCATAACATCAGGAAAAAAATGATTTTTTTAAACGGACAGGCGTGAAGGCATCCACGCCTGCTGTCGTACTCAGCGCACCGGCATCTGCGTGTAGTCCTGCACGCCGTTACGCATGTCGCCCGGCCACCAGATGGTCAGGTGGTGGCTGTCCGACAGCGGCCGACACGCCACGCTGTCGCAGCCGTTGTCATTGCGGGTGGCGCAGCCGCTCAGGACAAACGCCAGCGCCACCAGTAACAAAATGGAAGGTTTCATAATCACTCCTTAGCGAAGGACGGGGCGCGGCGGCAGTAAATAGCTGCGCGATCTCGATGAGTTAACCGGCAGCGAAGATGAGGTCGTCAGCAGCGACTGGCGGCTACGGCGCCCTTCTCCCCGCGTGCGGTAGGCGATGTAAACTTCTGCCGACTGGCCCGGAGCAAGGTTTCCACCCGGCCACGCGGCCACCGCCAGCACGTCGTCGTCGCGGCAGTTGGACTCGTCAAAGCGCTGCGGCTTACCGCTGATATTGCGGATAAGCCCCACGCTTATCTGTACCGAAGAATTGCTGTACCACTGGCTGTGGGAGCTGTCGGATGAGAGCCCTGGCCCTACGTTACACAGTTGACCAATCCCCACGCCTTCGCCGCCCGCCTGGAAACCGGTGGGTACTTTATCTTCCGCAAGATCACGCATGGCGTTTTCGATATCACCTTTCATCGAGCTGTAGCGCTGGCGGAGCTGCACTTCGTTCATCGCCGAAGAGAGCTGCTGGCGATCCTGCTCGTCGATGTAGCGCGTCGGGTCTACCTGGTCGCCCACCAGATGAGGCGTAATGATGAACAGGCGCTCACGCTGGGAGGTTTCATGGCTGGTGTAGGAGAAGAATTTCCCCAGGTAAGGGATATCGCCCAGCAGCGGAATACGGTGGTCGGTGTCGCCGGTTTCACGGGAATGGAAGCCGCCCATCACCAGCGAACCGTTCTGCTGTACCAGCGCCTGAGTGCTGACCGTGGCGCGCTTAGCCCCGGTTGCCACCCCGTCATCGTTGACCTGCACCTTGCCGTCTTCCACATCCACCACCAGCTGCACCGTGCTGGTTGGCCCGTTGCCGATGGCGCGGGGAACAACCTGCAGGCTGGTTCCGGCGGTGACGGGCTCAATGGTCGCCACGCGCTCGCCGGTGGCGGTAATAAAGGCGGTGTCGCTCATGTCGATCACCGCCGGCTGGTTCTCCAGCGTCAGGATAGAAGGGTTCGCCACGATGGAGGCATTGCCCTCGCCTTCCATCGCCTGAATCTGGGCAAAGAAACGGCTGTAGTCGGTCACAAACAGCGTGCCCGCCCCTTGCAGCATTGAAGAACCGGCGGTGATATTGCCGAACGTGCCGCTGAGATTGCTGGAGAATTTCGAAAACGCGTGGCGATCGACATCAATAATCATGGCGTCGATCTCCACCAATTTTTGCGGGACGTCGATCTGTGAGATCAGCGCCTGATACTGATCACGGCGCTTAGGATCGTCCCTGACCAGCAGGGCGTTGTTGCGCACGTCGGCGGAAACCAGCGGGTTCATTTCGCCGTCGTCATCGCCGCCCGCGCCGCGAAGTCGGCTGTCCTGGCCCTGAATCAGCCCGGAGAGAATATTGTCCGACTGTTCCTGGAATGACTTATTCAGCGTTTCACGGGAAGAGCCTTCACCGCCGGGGACGATCCCCTGCGAAGAGCGGGTGCTTTTCTTGCCCAATAATTCGTTGAGGATGCTGGCCACGCCGGGCACCAGCAGCGTTTTCTCGCGGTATTTGATTTCGCGATCGGCGACCGAAGCGTACTTAAGCGGGAACGCCATCATCTCTTTGTTCTGCTTTTTGTCTTTGTCTTTGGCGCTAAAGTCCGCCACCAGCGCGACGTACTCCGGCGGGCCGGTGACAATCACCACGCCATCGTCCGGCAGCTCGCCATAGCCGAACTTGTCTTCCAGAAGGCCGACGTCTCGCAGCGCCTGTTTGAGATCCGGCGCGGCATCTGCCGAAACGGTGATACGTTTTGAGGTTTCTGCCGACTGCGGGCTGACGAACAGCGAGCCGTTGTAAACGAACCACTGGAAGCGGTACTGCAACGCGAGGCGGTCAAGGAAGGCCACGCCGCTGTCGGAACGCAGGCGTCCGTCCACCACGCTGTCGGGTACATCTCCTAAACGCAGATTCACGCCGTGGCTGCTGGCGAAATCCTGCAAGACGGTGCGCAGCGGCGTGCCCTGGGCAGAGTAAGCGTAGGCACCATTTTGCCAGTCGGCAGGCGTTTGAGCGCTGACGGCTGCGTTATAGCAACCAGCGGTAGCGGCCAGGGCAAACATGGCTGAGCGAAGTAAACGTGCGGGCTGATTCAACGACTCATTCTCCTGTAATCGACGGCACAAAGCGGTAGCCGTCAGGGATACAAACTGCGTTAAACAACGGCTTACGGATACAAATAAGCCGTTGACGGCATAACTAGTTGATAGAGTCGATAATCTCCTTGCTCAGGCTATGCTTGAGCGACCCCAGCTGGCTGTCGGTAAAGGTAGCCGCCGCTTCTTTCATCAGGGCGTTTTTAAATTCCACCATGTCGCCCATGCTCGGCGCGGGCTGTCCGAGGGTGCTCTGCGCCAGTTCGGCAACCGAGTGGTGCAGACGAGACAGCTGGCTGTCGAGATTGCGCTGAATATCAAAGGAATTGCTCATACGTTTCTCCTCGCGTTGAAATCGCATGATAAGTGGCGGTAGAACAGCGGAGGTTCCCGCCGCGGGAAAATTAACTTTGCGGCGGCTTAATTAGCGAGGCGCAGCAAATGCTGCTGAAGCGAAGCCCAACTGATGCTGAATTCGCCCTGCGCGGTTTGCAGCAGCAGAGTTTCTGCCGCCAGCGTATCGTCCACGCAGCGTGCCCAGCCATGCTGGGGATGCGAGGCCAGCCAGCCTGCCAGCGGCGCTTCATATTGTGAGGGGTGATAAAGGGTCACGTCCGTGGCGCGGGCGCTTGCGCCCTGAAGCTGGGTCAGCAGCGCCGTCAGCTTTTGCTGCTCGCTCAGGCCGCCAAACAGTTGCTCAAATGCCGCGCCGATCAACGTCTGAGCCTGGCTGACAACCCCGGCGCTTTGCGTGTCCCGTTCAGCCTGCCATTCGCTAAAAAAGTTTTCAGCCCGCTGCCAGAAGTCACGTTCTGCTTCTTCAACGCGGGCGATAACCAGCCGTCCGGCCTCTTGCTGAGCTTCAGCGATTATCCCCTCCGCCTGCTGCCGGGCTTCCACCAGTAAGTCTTCGCTTCTCAGGGTTGCCAGCGCCACCAGACTCTGCGCCTGCTGCTGCTCCAGCAAAACAGACTGCGGGAGCAGAACGCCTTCGATGACCTGCGCGTCATCCTCTAAGGCAACTTTACGGCCAATCCACATGCTTTATTGCTCCCGTGAAGAATCGTGCAATGCCCTCGCCTGCCGCTGCTGAACCTGCCAGAGCGCGCCGTCCCATAGCGCCTGCAGCCGGTTTAGCGGCGGCGTGGGGTCGTTCAGAAACGCCGCCTCACAAAGCTCAACGGCTGACTGAGGAAAACTGAATCGCAGCCGCTGCCAGGCCGCAGGCGTGAAAAGCGGGCGAAGCAGACAGAGCACCGCGACATTGTATTCGCCGCTGAAACAGAGGCTTGAGGGCAGCCAGACGCCGGGGCGCAGGCCGCGCATAAGCCGCTCACACCAGATGCGCTGCGGCTCGTCAAGCTGCCCTGCTCCGCTGCCCCGCTGGCAAACTTCCGCCACCAGCGCAAAGAGGATCTCGCGCTGAGACGGTTCAAAAGAAGCCAGCGTGAGCAGCCGGGCATCGGGGTTGTCCGGCAGGCAATCTTCCAGCGCCAGCATGGCGGACAAGGCCTGCGGCGATTGGCGCATCAGGCTCTGGCGTCGCGCTTCGTCCAGCCTGAACCAGGGCAGCCCGAACCAGCTGGCATCGGCCTGCTGCCAGAACCCGGCCTGCCACCAGCGAAGCCAGCCCGCCGCCAGCGCGTTATCCCGCTGAATCACCGCCCGTTACCGCCGCTCTGAAGGCACAACGGCCAGTTCGGTCGTAGCCGTATTTTTGCCACGCTTCATCGCCTTTAATTTCGGCACCAGCATAAAGATGCCGCCTAACAGCAACAGCAGGCCGATCAGTGAGAAGAACAGCGCTCTGACCGTGGCATATTGCGAAAGCGTCAGTTGGAAAGGCCCTAAGGTCACCAGTTCGACGCGGTCGTGATAGACCGCTGCGGGCACAAACACCACGGACAGCGCGCCGTCGTTTTTGCCCGAAAGCCCCGGAATACTCGCCGCCACCAGCCGGCGGATCCTCGGCTCAATGCTGTCGGGGTCCATGTCCGGGGTATACTTAATGAAGACCGAAGCCGACGCGGGCTGGACCGGCTCGCCGGGCGCGACGCGTTCAGGCAGCACGACGTTCACCCTCGCCACCACAACGCCGTCAATTTGCGAAAGCGTGGACTCCAGCTCCTGGGAAAGCGCATAGATATAGCGGGCGCGTTCCTCCAGCGGGCTGGAAATAATGCCGTTTTTCTGGAAAACCTCGCCGAGGTTAGTCCGCGCCTTATGCGGTAAACCGTTGGCGTTGAGAATGCGAACGGAACGTTCGATGTTGTCCTGGGCCACCAGCACGGTCACCCCGGTTTTATCAATTTGCTTGTCGGCTTCAATCTTGTATTTCGAGAGTTCGGAAATGATGTCATTGGCATCGTTTTCGGTCAGGCCGGTATTCAGGATGACCTGTGAGTCGCAGCCTGCCAGCAGCAGGACCAGCAGCCAGGGCTGCAGGATTTTTCGCCAGCGTCGTTGCATGGTGGATTACTGCAGGTTGGTCAGTTTATCGAGCCCCGAAATGCTCTTCGAGACGATTTTGGCGTTCATCATGCTCTCCAGGTAATAGTTCGAGAGCTGGTCGTCCACCTGGTTGAGCACCAGCGGATCGGTGGAGCGCGCGGCCTTACGCAGCACGTTATTCATCTGCTTCTGGTCACCCTCCATTTGCTTAAACATGCCGGAAGCTTTTTCAAACATCGCGGCAGGTTTCCCGCCAATTCCGCCCATCACAGAAACGGCTTCAGGCTGCTCAAGCGCGGCAGAAAAGAAAGCGGCATCGCTTTGGTTCGCGACATTGTTGCCGAACGGGATGGACGACTGAGTGGCCGGGTTGGATGCAACGCCCGGAGACTCGGGTTCTGGCAAAGGCATACCTGTCGCAGGATTAAGAATGTGCATATGAGAGATTCCGCCAGCAGAAAAAGAGATCAGGGATTCACGCTGCGGCGAATCCCTGATGAGCATTAGAAGGAAATTTTGTTCTGCGCCAGAGAACTGATCATGGTGGTGGCGGAGTTCTGGTAGCCGGACACGTAGGCGTTCTTACGGTCACGTTCAGCTTTGTCCAGAGAATCCTGCATCGATTTGTTTTCGATAGAGTCCATCTGAGACTGGAAGCTATCTGCCAGGCTGCCGCTTGCGCCTGCGTTGTTACCGGTATTGACTGATGGCATGATGTTTACTCCTCGTTAATTAAACAGCAAATGTTGTGTCATTCACGGATTAAGTGGCGCGGCGTAAACGGCAGTTCCAAAAAAAACGAAAAAATTAATTTTCCTTCTCTGTCAGAGACTTAATACGTTGATAAAGCGTCCTTCTTGGGATACCTAATTCATCTGCCGCGCTGACCACCCGATTTTCATGCCGTGAAAGGCAGTCTTCTATCAGGCTATATTCAATCCGCCGCAGCCTTTCACGCAGCCGCACGGAACGCATCTCCGGGTGCACAACCTGCCCCAGCGCCGGCAGCCCCAGCACAAACCTTTCGGCAGCGCCCTTCAGCTCACGAATATTCCCCGGCCAGCGGTGCATCAACAGCGCTTCACTCAGATTTTGCTGCATCGGCGGCAGCGCGCGGTTCAGCCGAATCGCCGACTCCTGTGCAAAACGGCGGAACAGAGGAATAATGCATTCCACTCGCTCCCGCAGCGCCGGGAGGGAAATTTTTATCGTCGTCAGGCGAAAGAAGAGATCCTGGCGAAACAGCTTTTGCTCCATCAGCTGGGCCAGAGGCTTCTGCGAGGCCACGATCACCCGCAGATTGAGCGAAATCGACTGCGTGCTGCCCAGCCGGCCAACGGTTCGGGTTTCTAACACCCGGAGCAGCTTGGCCTGCAGGCTCAGCGACATGCTGTCAATTTCATCCAGAAACAGTACGCCATTGTTGGCGCTTTCAATGTACCCGGCACGAGAATGGGTGGCACCGGTGTAGGCCCCGGCCGTCACGCCAAACAGTTCGCTTTCAGCCAGCGTTTCGGGAATGGCCGCGCAGTTAATCGGCACAAAGGCGCCCCGACAGCCGGAATGTTCGTAGATACGGCGGGCAAAGGTGTCTTTCCCGGTGCCCGTTTCGCCTTCCAGCACCAAATCAACCTTTAGAGGGGCTAACGTTTGCAGCCAGATATCCAGCCCGTCGTGCACGTTTTCAGAAGGGGGCAACGCCGCTGCCGACCGTGGCATATTCAAGTCGATATCGACAGGTATATGCTTTATCTCCCAATGATTCGAACTGTTTTCTTTCATAAATCCCCCGCTGCCTGGCTTATTCAAGGTCTGGCGTATGAGTCCCACTTATGAACCATAAACGTGAACCATAAAATGATTGCTGCCTGCTGCCGTGAGTCACCTGGGCAGCCCGCTGAATTAATGAGTTTTGTTTATGAGAAGCAGCGATAACCTATCACCGAGTCGAAGATTCACAATCAGGCAAAATTTTAGCGGCCTGTAGGAATATCCCTACACTGGAATACGGAATTAACTGTTCCGATGTCTGGATGGCAGGCTATTTTTTGCGTCACATAATTATCGGGAGGCAATGCTTACTGAGGTTAATTCCGTGAGCCACGCTGAAAAAAAATGTGGATTTTACAAGGTGTATCCAAATGTATTAAAAAGAATCAAAAGTTATCAGATAAAATTTAACTCAATGATTTTTATGTATAAATTTATTAAAAACAGAAAAAACATTGTTTATTACTCACCGGCAGAGGAAAAAATGAAGTTTTTTCTGACAGGTGCAAATTGTGAGACGGATCCTCCGACAGGATTTCCTCACAATCGGCCAGAGCAATAATATATATTTACTATTATTTACAATAAGAACCCACAACAGACACACCTATTTCTTTTTGAAATATATTTCACTTTTAGTATTTATGTTTAATTGGGAACATTCCTGGTCGTATTTGCTGCCATTAATCACGCCAATTTGGCCTGTCAAAGAAATAAACTGCTTTGTAACTAAAAAAAGCAACCGCCTCTTATCGAAGAAACGGCCGCTAAATTAGGCCTTTTTGTAAAGAAGAGAGCAAAAATAAACGCCCGCTATCAGGCGAATTTCGCCATGTGGCTGTTCACTTCATTCACGTAATTCGGATCGCCCAACGAGACGCTGGACAGGTTGTGCAGATTCACCTGATCGTCGCCGGAGTTATAGGCGCGCAGGGCGGCATCATAGCTGCCAAATTTCTCTTTGCCTTCTTTAAGCATCAGCGCCGAACACATGATCTGGTTGGCCGGCGAGTTCATGTCACTGCCCAGCTTATCCGGATATTTGCTCTGCATCGCACGGTAGGTGTCCGGGTTGATCTGGTTCATGCCGCTGTCGGTTAGCCCGTTGCCAGGGTTGGTCGACTTCGCGTTCACATCCCCGCCCGACTCCTGCATGGTCAGCGCGGCCAGCAGCTTGGCCGGGACGCCGGTTTCAGCGGAGGCTTTTTCATATTCTCCGCCAAACTGGGAGACGATTTTTTGCAGCGTAGGATCGCTGGTTTTCAGGCTGGTATCACCCGGAGGCAGGCTATCCGCAGACGGCCCGGACGCACCAGATGGCCCGCCAGAAGGTGCTGCTGCGAGGTTGTTCAGCGGGCGGCCGGCATCTCCGGCTCCATCGCTACCGCTGCTGCCCATGCCAGAACCTGAGCCTGAGCCGGAACCAATACCGCTCGTCGGTGAAGAGGAGTCGTCGTCGCCCTTATTTTGCCCGCTATTCATGTGGAAGAGCTGCATCAACTCTTTCAGGAACTGCTGCAGCATCTGCTGAAGCTCCTGCATCATGCCGTCGGCGGAACCGCTGCCGTCGCTTTGCGAAGCG from Cedecea neteri encodes:
- the sctT gene encoding type III secretion system export apparatus subunit SctT — protein: MIAAELTPVFNGMLALGLAIARIYPCVLLTPLFAFSALKGMIRTAIVVPLALFVTPTIVPMLTHAPHTPWGIVAMMLKEVVLGIFLGYLLALPFWLIESVGVLFDNQRGALSGGQLNPALGADETPLGYMLLQWSMMVLIVNFGLSLATQVIWDSYRLWPVDSWLPDFREQGFLVFLAQVKQMFVDTILYAGPLVLLLLFLDFAVGVLSIYSPQLQATVLTVPLKCIAGLLFFIFYLPTLEYFAGHQFSTLRDMIPHLADILPARQTTW
- the sctU gene encoding type III secretion system export apparatus subunit SctU: MSEKTEKASPHKLQEARKKGQVSQSQDIPKLLIMFGVLQLIFSMMEASMAKLQSLMILPLQRLSSPFSQALGEVGGAALLTVGVFFMMTVGTVILLRIAAGWIQFGPLFAIAALAPKLEALNPLNKFKEMFSVKQFIQILNSLLKAITLSVVFWLLIKPRLSQMANLSGGTLDGFWHAGVAMLETLAHTIVGVMLVFSVADFALQKYFFLKQNRMSHEDVKNEYKQMEGDPHTKGHRKHVAHEILNAPAKKVTPQEMEKADVLLVNPTHFAVGLRYLPDETPLPVLLFKAQDEDAKALIKLAHAAKIPVVRYVWLTRNLYRTTEEGAYIPRDTLKAVAAIYRLLRKLEGRLKGETIEFEE
- the sctS gene encoding type III secretion system export apparatus subunit SctS, which produces MDMIYMFKQAVLMVVVLSAPPLVVAVLVGIVVSLLQAVFQLQDQTLPFAIKLVAVGTTLALSGRWIGLQMVELAQSAFTMMAASGTLR
- a CDS encoding type III secretion protein, translated to MSTIGNMLNLATALPQMALNATPEGMAANLLKNVGDQMVNDIASKLTNLLFSGGMNGNNNNNTFMSPQSQGGASMGNTLAASNMQQMLQQVLQQMGVNAQNSPFNSQAGAGNMNAFNSGMSNGLQSPSTGIGLVQLPLSTTSANSANSFNQLGNSMGSQLGSKMGLQALDDVKSDTSGLSAMLGGGGKVDGGSKETRAEIGKFMDQHPEIYGKPQSAGAGMPGLVHIGKGPSSWEDALKNSKPLSGDSLKAFQSAKNDLKTSMVGGSIPGSATAPGNGSSSLLVNADAQLFNGNIIKDAMKHHHGALLNLASAALA
- the sctR gene encoding type III secretion system export apparatus subunit SctR, translating into MAENISSFNPLALAILLGAISLLPLLLMITTSFLKISMVLMLTRNAIGVQQTPPNMALYGIALAATLFVMAPVFDGMQTRFKEKPLDTTSAERLENSLQYGIKPLTDFMLRNSDPDLETHLMENSQRMWPKDLSEKVVHQRDNLLILIPSFVLSELQNGFKIAFLIFIPFLVVDLIVSNVLLALGMQMVSPMTISLPLKILLFVMVSGWTRLLDGLFYSYM
- the hrpT gene encoding HrpT family type III secretion system protein, with translation MKPSILLLVALAFVLSGCATRNDNGCDSVACRPLSDSHHLTIWWPGDMRNGVQDYTQMPVR
- a CDS encoding FliM/FliN family flagellar motor switch protein codes for the protein MKRLTLAAQSPDEARLRRWIGSGWRLPFSLEGVPGELRLLPSSKAEQTAAQAETFHCAAGALIFSDPLPVLRLMADCPALPGVSTEDNTWYWRYFSQQLSPQLAGLFEFMQPADAQEKPDITLRLEVSLGEESAGTRLSLSWATLHQFTQFAGWQRRSVPLNPQLPLQLPLTVGKLQLSTGFARSLAVGDLLLPTEVFFSPEGLGVMPLARRQFQVQLELASETTHRDLLHITYSEELTMTYPNVPLEYHEQQDGEEVVPSGEWQTTRGSFDDLSLDLTIRCGNLQLTLGELQQLDAGSTVLVQHVTPGEALLCHGNSLLAKGELVDVNGTLGFQVTRMLRQAGSSLEPV